The proteins below are encoded in one region of Macrobrachium rosenbergii isolate ZJJX-2024 chromosome 29, ASM4041242v1, whole genome shotgun sequence:
- the LOC136854580 gene encoding uncharacterized protein, translated as MPRETSFTEMTFGARNFNNHEILSIPHKNEEPNHSLAHCYSSTQLEDANFYEDWDAEDQAVFKVEEFEDESEMKYQSVTGCKLHSKLPSDNKTEYSDEVPNYKDNATSVRVPKFQSPSKETKNNASIRRLSLGRIPNHVKCFCCERYIKESHFSEHLLFGEVRCSVCERYFSDCQSFMGDIKVCDHTLVFTTDPLTYIAGKLSLVEADRCLVNEGLLNELEKYIYKIRSLESRLPWQHAIDKCKEHLALEKSKKINADNDRLGHSDHLIPANEYKSIEDIRSFTELHSVCLTNTFQEGDQMVNGGRDSSFAQKEEMQFYELTREAETNQPSACYKDKDYFVNFQDLAYTNSTEMASCVSPQGSCNKVTNHQFLDNTQFSGIPAINKETIPVDTPSTKTGHETDRCGTVSTPVARPNTANGHLKEKHVSFKKQKKKPMPLSKKKVSKTNTLMNLVAQPSDGFYYITKTPIEECPNCYCMLCPLACTVNYRTFLITFNCPDCSLVIYIANDDIDIITEKEGKSLKNCLPGESRKRISKSKSCSRKKSSLLTNNPFIRK; from the coding sequence ATGCCCAGAGAAACATCCTTCACTGAAATGACATTCGGTGCTCGAAACTTCAACAATCATGAGATCTTAAGTATTCCTCACAAAAACGAGGAGCCGAATCACTCATTGGCTCACTGTTATTCTTCTACTCAACTCGAAGATGCAAATTTTTATGAAGACTGGGATGCAGAGGATCAGGCAGTATTTAAAGTTGAAGAATTTGAAGATGAATCGGAAATGAAATATCAAAGTGTTACAGGCTGCAAGTTACATAGCAAACTCCCCTCGGATAATAAGACGGAATATTCAGATGAGGTCCCAAATTACAAGGATAACGCTACCTCTGTGCGCGTTCCCAAATTTCAGTCCCccagcaaagaaacaaagaataatgcATCCATACGCCGGCTATCACTTGGAAGAATTCCAAATCATGTGAAGTGTTTCTGTTGCGAGAGGTACATAAAGGAGAGTCACTTTTCTGAGCATTTGTTATTTGGTGAAGTAAGGTGCTCAGTGTGTGAGAGATACTTTAGTGACTGTCAGAGTTTTATGGGAGATATAAAAGTGTGCGATCATACGCTTGTGTTTACAACTGATCCTCTGACTTACATTGCAGGGAAGCTCTCTCTCGTTGAGGCTGATCGTTGCCTAGTGAATGAGGGACTTTTAAATGAACTGgaaaagtacatatataaaataagatcTTTAGAAAGTAGGCTTCCATGGCAGCATGCAATAGACAAGTGCAAGGAGCACTTGGCCTTGGAGAAGTCTAAGAAGATCAATGCAGACAATGACAGACTAGGTCACAGTGATCATTTAATACCAGCAAATGAATACAAATCCATAGAAGACATACGTAGTTTTACTGAACTTCATTCAGTTTGTTTAACAAATACATTTCAAGAAGGCGACCAGATGGTGAATGGTGGCCGAGATAGTTCCTTTGcacagaaagaagaaatgcaGTTTTATGAATTGACAAGAGAAGCCGAAACGAACCAACCTAGCGCATGTTACAAGGATAAAGACTATTTTGTCAATTTTCAAGACCTTGCATACACTAACAGTACTGAAATGGCAAGTTGTGTGTCTCCTCAAGGCAGCTGTAACAAGGTGACCAATCATCAGTTTCTGGATAATACACAATTTTCCGGTATCCCCGCAATCAACAAAGAAACAATCCCTGTCGATACTCCGTCGACGAAAACAGGCCACGAAACAGACCGATGTGGGACAGTAAGCACTCCTGTTGCTAGGCCTAACACAGCTAACGGTCACTTGAAAGAAAAACATGTTTCctttaagaaacaaaagaagaaacctATGCCACTCTCTAAGAAGAAAGTTTCAAAGACCAACACTTTGATGAATTTAGTTGCACAACCATCTGatggtttttattatataaccAAAACCCCTATTGAGGAATGCCCTAACTGTTATTGCATGCTGTGCCCCTTAGCTTGCACAGTAAACTACAGAACATTTCTGATTACATTCAATTGTCCTGATTGTAGTCTAGTTATATACATAGCAAATGATGATATTGATATTATTACAGAAAAGGAGGGTAAATCACTGAAGAACTGTTTACCAGGTGAAAGCAGGAAAcgtatttcaaaatcaaaatcctGTTCCCGCAAAAAATCATCTCTTCTAACCAACAACCCTTTCATCCGTAAATAA